The proteins below come from a single Cololabis saira isolate AMF1-May2022 chromosome 2, fColSai1.1, whole genome shotgun sequence genomic window:
- the myo1ea gene encoding unconventional myosin-Ie isoform X2 yields the protein MGSRGHYRYHWQSHNVKHSGVDDMVLLSKINEEAIVDNLKKRYMDDYIFTYIGPVLISINPFKQMPYFGDKEIEMYQGAAQYENPPHIYALADNMYRNMMIDSENQCVIISGESGAGKTVAAKYIMGYISRVSGGGPRVQHVKDIILQSNPLLEAFGNAKTLRNNNSSRFGKYFEIQFSSGGEPDGGKISNFLLEKSRVVMRNPGERSFHIFYQLIEGASAEQKNSLGITSLDYYTYLNTSGSYKVDDINDKSDFQETMHAMDVIGIAAEDSSMVLQIVAGVLHLGNITFKESGNYAAVESEEFLAFPAFLLGIDQNRLKEKLTSRKMDSKWGSTVESIDVTLNVEQASYTRDALSKALHARVFDFLVESINKAMVKNHQDFNIGVLDIYGFEIFQKNGFEQFCINFVNEKLQQIFIELTLKAEQEEYVQEGIKWTAIEYFNNKIVCDLIESKNPPGIMSILDDVCATMHAVGEGADQTMLQKLRVQINTHEHFNSWNQGFIIHHYAGKVSYDAEGFCERNRDVLFNDLIELMQSSEIAFIRALFPENLNAEKKGRPTTAGSKIKRQANDLVSTLMKCTPHYIRCIKPNETKKPKDWEESRVKHQVEYLGLKENIRVRRAGYAYRRVFRKFLNRYAILTKESWPVWRGDEKQGVLHLLRSVNMDQDQFQLGRSKIFIKAPESLFLLEETRERKFDGYARTIQKAWRKYVARKKFVQMREEASDLLLNRKERRRHSLNRNFVGDYLGMDDRPELRQFLGKRDKIDFADTVVKYNRRFKGTKRDLILTPKSVNLIGREKAKQGPEKGQVTEVLKRRIEVEKILAVSLSTMQDDFMILHEQEYDSLLECVFKTEFISLLARRFEEKTQRKLPLKFSNALEMKLKKENWGFLSGGGSRQVLFAQGQGDIPVLKLSSKSLQVSIGAGLPKNTRPTRKSFSQSRSNVSRTHQNIPTRAAPGPPVAHQNGGPKNTNHVANQRNSQHHNQRHPSSSNPTHPVLPNNVSQLKERGGGSRREPNLDCLRVPDQGAAGAHRPSASRPPPGGGRPKPAPKPKPQVPQCKALYAYDAQDTDELSFNANDIIDIIREDASGWWTGRLRGKQGLFPNNYVTKI from the exons TGGAGAGAGCGGAGCAGGGAAGACTGTGGCAGCCAAATACATCATGGGCTACATCTCCAGAGTGTCAGGTGGCGGGCCCAGAGTACAG CACGTCAAAGACATCATCCTGCAGTCCAACCCACTGCTAGAGGCCTTTGGAAACGCCAAGACTTTGAGGAACAACAACTCCAGCAGATTT GGGAAATATTTTGAGATCCAGTTCAGTTCTGGTGGTGAACCAGATGGAGGGAAAATCTCCAACTTTCTCCTGGAGAAGTCACGTGTCGTCATGAGGAATCCTGGAGAGAGGAGTTTCCACATTTTCTATCAG TTAATAGAAGGAGCCAGTGCAGAGCAGAAGAACAGCCTTGGAATCACAAGCTTGGATTACTACACTTACCTCAATACGTCCGGCTCCTACAAAGTGGATGACATCAACGACAAAAGTGACTTCCAGGAGACAATG cACGCTATGGATGTGATTGGCATCGCGGCAGAAGACAGCTCCATGGTGCTtcagattgtggctggagtccTGCACCTGGGAAACATCACCTTCAAAGAGTCAGGCAACTATGCTGCCGTGGAGAGTGAAGAGT TTTTAGCGTTTCCTGCGTTTCTCCTCGGCATCGACCAGAACCGTCTGAAGGAGAAGCTGACGAGCAGAAAGATGGACAGCAAGTGGGGAAGTACGGTGGAGTCCATCGATGTGACCCTGAACGTGGAGCAGGCCTCTTACACACGAGACGCCCTCTCCAAAGCCCTGCACGCTCGTGTGTTTGACTTCCTGGTTGAG TCCATCAACAAAGCCATGGTGAAGAATCATCAGGACTTTAATATCGGAGTGCTGGACATTTATGGATTTGAAATTTTCCAA AAAAATGGATTTGAGCAGTTCTGCATCAATTTTGTGAATGAGAAGCTTCAGCAGATATTCATCGAGCTGACTCTAAAGGCTGAGCAG GAGGAGTATGTGCAGGAGGGCATCAAGTGGACTGCTATAGAGTACTTCAACAACAAGATTGTATGTGATCTCATCGAGAGCAAA AACCCTCCTGGTATCATGAGCATCCTGGATGACGTGTGCGCCACCATGCACGCGGTGGGGGAGGGAGCCGACCAGACCATGCTGCAGAAGCTCAGAGTCCAAATCAACACACACGAGCACTTCAACAGCTGGAACCAGGGCTTCATCATCCATCACTATGCTGGCAAG GTGTCCTACGACGCCGAGGGTTTCTGCGAGAGAAACCGGGACGTCCTGTTTAATGACCTCATTGAGCTGATGCAGAGCAGTGAGAT TGCCTTCATCAGAGCACTGTTTCCTGAAAACCTCAATGCTGAGAAGAAGGGTCGACCCACTACTGCAGGCAGCAAAATAAAG AGACAAGCAAACGATCTTGTGAGCACACTGATGAAATGTACTCCGCACTACATCCGCTGCATTAAACCCAATGAGACCAAGAAGCCCAAAGACTGGGAGGAGAGCCG aGTGAAGCATCAGGTGGAGTACCTGGGTCTGAAAGAAAACATCCGAGTGAGGCGTGCTGGCTACGCCTACCGCAGGGTCTTCCGGAAGTTCCTTAACAG GTACGCCATTCTGACCAAAGAGTCCTGGCCAGTGTGGCGAGGAGACGAGAAACAAGGTGTCCTTCATCTCTTGCGATCGGTCAACATGGACCAGGACCAGTTCCAGCTGGGGCGCAGCAAGATCTTCATCAAAGCCCCTGAGTCG CTGTTTCTGCTTGAAGAGACAAGGGAGCGCAAATTCGATGGCTATGCCAGGACCATCCAGAAAGCCTGGAGGAAATACGTGGCCCGCAAGAAGTTTGTTCAGATGAGAGAAGAAG CTTCCGATCTGCTGTTGAACCGGAAGGAGAGGCGGCGACACAGCCTGAACAGAAACTTCGTAGGGGACTACCTGGGAATGGATGACAGGCCAGAGCTCCGGCAGTTTTTGGGCAAGAGAGACAAAATTGATTTTGCTGACACAGTCGTAAAATATAACCGCAGGTTCAAG GGAACAAAGAGAGATTTGATCCTGACCCCTAAATCTGTGAACCTGATTGGAAGAGAAAAGGCAAAGCAGGGACCGGAGAAAGGTCAGGTGACCGAAGTGCTGAAGAGGCGGATTGAGGTGGAAAAGATCCTGGCGGTGTCTCTCAg CACAATGCAGGACGACTTCATGATACTGCACGAGCAGGAGTACGACAGCCTGCTGGAGTGCGTCTTCAAGACGGAGTTCATCAGCCTACTGGCCCGAAGGTTCGAGGAGAAGACTCAGAGGAAGCTGCCGCTCAAGTTTAGCAACGC ATTGGAGATGAAGTTGAAGAAGGAGAACTGGGGCTTCCTGAGTGGAGGCGGCTCCAGGCAGGTGCTGTTCGCTCAGGGCCAAGGAGACATACCCGTTCTGAAGCTTTCAAGCAAATCCCTGCAGGTCAGCATCGGAGCAGGACTTCCCAAGAATACAC GTCCAACCAGGAAGAGCTTCAGTCAGAGTCGCTCCAATGTTTCAAGAACCCACCAAAACATCCCGACAAGAGCCGCGCCAGGACCTCCAG TTGCTCACCAGAACGGCGGTCCGAAAAACACCAACCACGTCGCCAATCAGAGGAACTCGCAGCATCACAACCAGAGACATCCCTCGTCCAGCAATCCCACACATCCCGTCCTGCCGAACAACGTCAGCCAGCTGAAGGAGCGAGGCGGCGGCAGCCGGCGAGAGCCCAACCTGGACTGTCTGCGAGTCCCCGATCAAGGAGCCGCAGG TGCCCACAGACCGTCAGCCAGCAGGCCTCCGCCGGGAGGAGGGCGACCCAAGCCTGCACCCAAACCCAAACCCCAGGTGCCCCAGTGCAAAGCCCTGTACGCCTACGACGCCCAGGACACCGATGAGCTCAGCTTCAACGCCAATGACATTATCGACATCATCAGAGAGG ATGCATCTGGATGGTGGACGGGACGACTTCGTGGAAAGCAGGGACTTTTCCCCAACAACTACGTCACCAAGATCTAG
- the LOC133420770 gene encoding LOW QUALITY PROTEIN: tubulin beta chain-like (The sequence of the model RefSeq protein was modified relative to this genomic sequence to represent the inferred CDS: substituted 1 base at 1 genomic stop codon) has translation MNLEFLCVSASFRGRMFMKEVDEXMLNMQNKDSSYFVERIPNNVKTAVCDIPPRGLKMASTFIGNSTAIQELFKRISEQFTAMFRRKAFLHWYTGEGMDEMEFTEAERNMNDLVSEYQQYQDATVDEEGEFEEEENLA, from the exons aTGAACCtcgagtttctctgcgtctccgcctctttcagag GCCGCATGTTTATGAAGGAGGTAGATGAGTAGATGCTTAACATGCAGAACAAGGACAGCAGTTACTTTGTTGAAAGGATCCCCAACAATGTCAAGACCGCTGTCTGTGACATTCCCCCCAGAGGCCTTAAGATGGCTTCCACCTTCATTGGCAACAGCACAGCCATTCAAGAGCTGTTCAAGCGCATCTCTGAGCAGTTCACGGCTATGTTCAGACGCAAAGCTTTCCTCCACTGGTACACCGGGGAGGGTATGGATGAAATGGAGTTTACTGAGGCTGAGAGAAACATGAATGACCTTGTGTCAGAATACCAGCAGTACCAGGATGCTACTGTTGACGAAGAGGGAGagtttgaggaggaggagaatttGGCCTAA
- the myo1ea gene encoding unconventional myosin-Ie isoform X1, translating into MGSRGHYRYHWQSHNVKHSGVDDMVLLSKINEEAIVDNLKKRYMDDYIFTYIGPVLISINPFKQMPYFGDKEIEMYQGAAQYENPPHIYALADNMYRNMMIDSENQCVIISGESGAGKTVAAKYIMGYISRVSGGGPRVQHVKDIILQSNPLLEAFGNAKTLRNNNSSRFGKYFEIQFSSGGEPDGGKISNFLLEKSRVVMRNPGERSFHIFYQLIEGASAEQKNSLGITSLDYYTYLNTSGSYKVDDINDKSDFQETMHAMDVIGIAAEDSSMVLQIVAGVLHLGNITFKESGNYAAVESEEFLAFPAFLLGIDQNRLKEKLTSRKMDSKWGSTVESIDVTLNVEQASYTRDALSKALHARVFDFLVESINKAMVKNHQDFNIGVLDIYGFEIFQKNGFEQFCINFVNEKLQQIFIELTLKAEQEEYVQEGIKWTAIEYFNNKIVCDLIESKNPPGIMSILDDVCATMHAVGEGADQTMLQKLRVQINTHEHFNSWNQGFIIHHYAGKVSYDAEGFCERNRDVLFNDLIELMQSSEIAFIRALFPENLNAEKKGRPTTAGSKIKRQANDLVSTLMKCTPHYIRCIKPNETKKPKDWEESRVKHQVEYLGLKENIRVRRAGYAYRRVFRKFLNRYAILTKESWPVWRGDEKQGVLHLLRSVNMDQDQFQLGRSKIFIKAPESLFLLEETRERKFDGYARTIQKAWRKYVARKKFVQMREEASDLLLNRKERRRHSLNRNFVGDYLGMDDRPELRQFLGKRDKIDFADTVVKYNRRFKGTKRDLILTPKSVNLIGREKAKQGPEKGQVTEVLKRRIEVEKILAVSLSTMQDDFMILHEQEYDSLLECVFKTEFISLLARRFEEKTQRKLPLKFSNALEMKLKKENWGFLSGGGSRQVLFAQGQGDIPVLKLSSKSLQVSIGAGLPKNTRPTRKSFSQSRSNVSRTHQNIPTRAAPGPPVAHQNGGPKNTNHVANQRNSQHHNQRHPSSSNPTHPVLPNNVSQLKERGGGSRREPNLDCLRVPDQGAAGSEDRRPASNGGIAHRPSASRPPPGGGRPKPAPKPKPQVPQCKALYAYDAQDTDELSFNANDIIDIIREDASGWWTGRLRGKQGLFPNNYVTKI; encoded by the exons TGGAGAGAGCGGAGCAGGGAAGACTGTGGCAGCCAAATACATCATGGGCTACATCTCCAGAGTGTCAGGTGGCGGGCCCAGAGTACAG CACGTCAAAGACATCATCCTGCAGTCCAACCCACTGCTAGAGGCCTTTGGAAACGCCAAGACTTTGAGGAACAACAACTCCAGCAGATTT GGGAAATATTTTGAGATCCAGTTCAGTTCTGGTGGTGAACCAGATGGAGGGAAAATCTCCAACTTTCTCCTGGAGAAGTCACGTGTCGTCATGAGGAATCCTGGAGAGAGGAGTTTCCACATTTTCTATCAG TTAATAGAAGGAGCCAGTGCAGAGCAGAAGAACAGCCTTGGAATCACAAGCTTGGATTACTACACTTACCTCAATACGTCCGGCTCCTACAAAGTGGATGACATCAACGACAAAAGTGACTTCCAGGAGACAATG cACGCTATGGATGTGATTGGCATCGCGGCAGAAGACAGCTCCATGGTGCTtcagattgtggctggagtccTGCACCTGGGAAACATCACCTTCAAAGAGTCAGGCAACTATGCTGCCGTGGAGAGTGAAGAGT TTTTAGCGTTTCCTGCGTTTCTCCTCGGCATCGACCAGAACCGTCTGAAGGAGAAGCTGACGAGCAGAAAGATGGACAGCAAGTGGGGAAGTACGGTGGAGTCCATCGATGTGACCCTGAACGTGGAGCAGGCCTCTTACACACGAGACGCCCTCTCCAAAGCCCTGCACGCTCGTGTGTTTGACTTCCTGGTTGAG TCCATCAACAAAGCCATGGTGAAGAATCATCAGGACTTTAATATCGGAGTGCTGGACATTTATGGATTTGAAATTTTCCAA AAAAATGGATTTGAGCAGTTCTGCATCAATTTTGTGAATGAGAAGCTTCAGCAGATATTCATCGAGCTGACTCTAAAGGCTGAGCAG GAGGAGTATGTGCAGGAGGGCATCAAGTGGACTGCTATAGAGTACTTCAACAACAAGATTGTATGTGATCTCATCGAGAGCAAA AACCCTCCTGGTATCATGAGCATCCTGGATGACGTGTGCGCCACCATGCACGCGGTGGGGGAGGGAGCCGACCAGACCATGCTGCAGAAGCTCAGAGTCCAAATCAACACACACGAGCACTTCAACAGCTGGAACCAGGGCTTCATCATCCATCACTATGCTGGCAAG GTGTCCTACGACGCCGAGGGTTTCTGCGAGAGAAACCGGGACGTCCTGTTTAATGACCTCATTGAGCTGATGCAGAGCAGTGAGAT TGCCTTCATCAGAGCACTGTTTCCTGAAAACCTCAATGCTGAGAAGAAGGGTCGACCCACTACTGCAGGCAGCAAAATAAAG AGACAAGCAAACGATCTTGTGAGCACACTGATGAAATGTACTCCGCACTACATCCGCTGCATTAAACCCAATGAGACCAAGAAGCCCAAAGACTGGGAGGAGAGCCG aGTGAAGCATCAGGTGGAGTACCTGGGTCTGAAAGAAAACATCCGAGTGAGGCGTGCTGGCTACGCCTACCGCAGGGTCTTCCGGAAGTTCCTTAACAG GTACGCCATTCTGACCAAAGAGTCCTGGCCAGTGTGGCGAGGAGACGAGAAACAAGGTGTCCTTCATCTCTTGCGATCGGTCAACATGGACCAGGACCAGTTCCAGCTGGGGCGCAGCAAGATCTTCATCAAAGCCCCTGAGTCG CTGTTTCTGCTTGAAGAGACAAGGGAGCGCAAATTCGATGGCTATGCCAGGACCATCCAGAAAGCCTGGAGGAAATACGTGGCCCGCAAGAAGTTTGTTCAGATGAGAGAAGAAG CTTCCGATCTGCTGTTGAACCGGAAGGAGAGGCGGCGACACAGCCTGAACAGAAACTTCGTAGGGGACTACCTGGGAATGGATGACAGGCCAGAGCTCCGGCAGTTTTTGGGCAAGAGAGACAAAATTGATTTTGCTGACACAGTCGTAAAATATAACCGCAGGTTCAAG GGAACAAAGAGAGATTTGATCCTGACCCCTAAATCTGTGAACCTGATTGGAAGAGAAAAGGCAAAGCAGGGACCGGAGAAAGGTCAGGTGACCGAAGTGCTGAAGAGGCGGATTGAGGTGGAAAAGATCCTGGCGGTGTCTCTCAg CACAATGCAGGACGACTTCATGATACTGCACGAGCAGGAGTACGACAGCCTGCTGGAGTGCGTCTTCAAGACGGAGTTCATCAGCCTACTGGCCCGAAGGTTCGAGGAGAAGACTCAGAGGAAGCTGCCGCTCAAGTTTAGCAACGC ATTGGAGATGAAGTTGAAGAAGGAGAACTGGGGCTTCCTGAGTGGAGGCGGCTCCAGGCAGGTGCTGTTCGCTCAGGGCCAAGGAGACATACCCGTTCTGAAGCTTTCAAGCAAATCCCTGCAGGTCAGCATCGGAGCAGGACTTCCCAAGAATACAC GTCCAACCAGGAAGAGCTTCAGTCAGAGTCGCTCCAATGTTTCAAGAACCCACCAAAACATCCCGACAAGAGCCGCGCCAGGACCTCCAG TTGCTCACCAGAACGGCGGTCCGAAAAACACCAACCACGTCGCCAATCAGAGGAACTCGCAGCATCACAACCAGAGACATCCCTCGTCCAGCAATCCCACACATCCCGTCCTGCCGAACAACGTCAGCCAGCTGAAGGAGCGAGGCGGCGGCAGCCGGCGAGAGCCCAACCTGGACTGTCTGCGAGTCCCCGATCAAGGAGCCGCAGG TTCTGAAGACAGACGGCCAGCTTCAAATGGAGGAAT TGCCCACAGACCGTCAGCCAGCAGGCCTCCGCCGGGAGGAGGGCGACCCAAGCCTGCACCCAAACCCAAACCCCAGGTGCCCCAGTGCAAAGCCCTGTACGCCTACGACGCCCAGGACACCGATGAGCTCAGCTTCAACGCCAATGACATTATCGACATCATCAGAGAGG ATGCATCTGGATGGTGGACGGGACGACTTCGTGGAAAGCAGGGACTTTTCCCCAACAACTACGTCACCAAGATCTAG